A region of [Bacteroides] pectinophilus DNA encodes the following proteins:
- a CDS encoding energy-coupling factor transporter ATPase yields MALILDKVNYTYEAGSGFEKHALKDVSCAIDKGEFIGLIGHTGSGKSTLIQHMNGIIKATSGNIFFDGEDIYDKDYDMRKLRNKVGLVFQYPEHQLFETDIFKDVCFGPRNQGLSEKDVQLRAFEALRLVGLEENLYYQSPFDLSGGQKRRAAIAGVLAMRPDYLILDEPTAGLDPKGRDEILGHIRKLHDETGIAVILVSHSMEDVARYVDRIMVMNQGQLIYDDKPRNVFAHYKELERVGLAAPDVTYIMNELRGAGLDVDTDAITIEEAKESILRLYKGIKTC; encoded by the coding sequence ATGGCACTGATACTTGATAAGGTTAATTATACATATGAGGCAGGTTCGGGTTTTGAAAAGCATGCTCTTAAGGATGTAAGCTGTGCAATCGACAAAGGTGAATTTATAGGACTTATAGGACATACAGGTTCGGGCAAATCAACGCTCATACAGCATATGAACGGCATTATAAAGGCAACAAGCGGCAACATTTTCTTTGACGGCGAAGACATTTACGATAAAGATTATGACATGCGTAAGCTCCGTAACAAGGTAGGACTTGTGTTCCAGTATCCGGAGCATCAGTTGTTTGAGACGGACATATTCAAGGATGTGTGCTTCGGACCGCGTAATCAGGGACTTTCCGAGAAGGATGTGCAGCTCAGGGCATTCGAGGCACTGCGCCTTGTAGGACTTGAGGAGAATCTTTATTACCAGTCACCGTTTGACCTGTCGGGAGGCCAGAAGAGGCGTGCGGCGATAGCGGGTGTGCTTGCAATGAGACCTGATTATCTGATTCTTGATGAGCCTACAGCGGGACTTGACCCAAAGGGGCGCGACGAGATACTCGGACATATAAGAAAGCTTCATGATGAGACAGGGATTGCAGTAATTCTTGTATCCCACAGCATGGAGGATGTTGCACGTTATGTTGACAGAATCATGGTCATGAATCAGGGACAGCTTATATATGACGATAAGCCGCGCAATGTATTTGCACATTACAAAGAGCTTGAGCGGGTAGGACTTGCTGCACCGGACGTAACATATATAATGAATGAACTGCGTGGCGCAGGACTTGACGTAGATACTGATGCGATTACGATAGAGGAAGCTAAGGAGAGTATTCTGAGGCTTTATAAAGGGATTAAGACATGTTAA
- a CDS encoding energy-coupling factor transporter ATPase: MSLKNHEDIIVAENVTFEYYRRDEEGNVEGITTAVDNVSLTMQKGDFIAVLGHNGSGKSTFAKHINALLYPTEGTLYVDGIDTSDEERLLDIRQSAGMVFQNPDNQIVCTLVDEEVAFGPENIGVPSEEIWERVEKSLKAVGMYEYRNASPNKLSGGQKQRIAIAGIVAMKPKCIVLDEPTAMLDPHGRKDVMKVLHELNRREGVTIILITHYMDEVIDADKVFVMDDGKLVMQGKPREIFSQVDRLKELRLDVPQVTELAYELKKSGLDMPDGILTHEEFRDALKKCMADAGAPKNGGAK, from the coding sequence ATGAGCCTTAAAAATCATGAGGATATAATAGTAGCTGAGAACGTAACATTTGAATATTACAGACGCGACGAAGAGGGCAATGTTGAAGGAATCACAACCGCTGTGGACAATGTAAGTCTCACAATGCAGAAGGGTGATTTTATTGCCGTGCTTGGACATAACGGTTCGGGGAAGTCAACATTTGCAAAGCATATCAATGCACTCCTGTATCCTACGGAGGGAACACTGTATGTTGACGGAATTGATACCTCTGACGAGGAGCGTCTTTTAGATATAAGACAGAGTGCCGGAATGGTCTTTCAGAATCCGGACAATCAGATTGTATGTACACTTGTAGATGAGGAGGTAGCATTTGGACCCGAGAATATAGGTGTACCATCAGAAGAGATATGGGAACGTGTGGAAAAGAGCCTTAAGGCGGTCGGAATGTACGAATACCGCAACGCTTCACCTAATAAGCTCTCAGGCGGACAGAAGCAGAGAATAGCCATTGCAGGTATTGTGGCAATGAAACCGAAGTGTATAGTCCTTGATGAGCCGACGGCGATGCTTGACCCACACGGACGCAAGGATGTAATGAAAGTCCTTCATGAGCTTAACAGGCGTGAAGGAGTGACTATAATACTTATAACACATTACATGGATGAGGTAATAGATGCAGACAAGGTCTTTGTAATGGATGACGGTAAGCTTGTGATGCAGGGAAAGCCAAGGGAGATATTCTCACAGGTAGACAGGCTTAAGGAGCTGAGGCTTGATGTGCCGCAGGTTACAGAGCTTGCATATGAGCTTAAGAAGTCAGGACTTGACATGCCTGACGGGATACTTACACACGAAGAGTTCAGGGATGCTCTTAAGAAGTGCATGGCTGATGCCGGAGCACCAAAGAACGGAGGTGCAAAGTAA
- a CDS encoding 50S ribosomal protein L17 has product MAKYRKLGRTSSQRKALLRSQVTALINNGKIVTTEARAKEVRKIAEHLITLAVKEKDNFEEVTVTAKVPKKDAEGKRVKEVVDGKKVTVYESVEKTIKKDKPSRLHARHLMLKELYTVTEVPTEAAGRKKNTKEVDLVAKLFDEIAPKYVDRKGGYTRIIKIGPRKGDAAMEVVLELV; this is encoded by the coding sequence ATGGCAAAGTATAGAAAGCTTGGAAGAACATCAAGCCAGAGAAAGGCTTTATTAAGAAGCCAGGTTACAGCACTTATCAACAATGGTAAGATTGTTACAACTGAGGCAAGAGCTAAGGAAGTAAGAAAGATTGCTGAGCACCTTATCACACTCGCTGTTAAGGAGAAGGATAACTTCGAGGAAGTAACAGTTACAGCTAAGGTTCCTAAGAAGGACGCTGAAGGCAAGAGAGTTAAGGAAGTTGTTGATGGCAAGAAGGTTACAGTATATGAGTCAGTAGAGAAGACAATCAAGAAGGATAAGCCTTCACGTCTTCATGCAAGACATCTTATGCTTAAGGAGCTTTACACAGTAACTGAGGTTCCTACAGAGGCAGCCGGACGCAAGAAGAATACAAAGGAAGTTGATCTTGTTGCAAAGCTTTTCGATGAGATCGCACCTAAGTATGTAGATCGCAAGGGTGGTTATACAAGAATCATTAAGATCGGACCACGTAAGGGCGATGCTGCAATGGAAGTTGTACTTGAGTTAGTATAA
- a CDS encoding DNA-directed RNA polymerase subunit alpha, which translates to MFDFQKPKIEIATISDDKKYGRFVVEPLERGYGTTLGNSLRRIMLSSLPGAAVSQVKIEGVLHEFSSIPGVKEDVTEIIMNIKNLAIKNNSDSDEPKTAYIEFEGEGVVKASDIQTDGDIEIINPDLVIAHLNGGDGCKLSMELTITKGRGYVSSDKNKTEDTPVGVIAVDSIYTPVERVNMAVQNTRVGQVTDYDKLTLDVYTNGTLAPDEAVSLAAKVLSEHLNLFIDLSENAKTAEIMVEESTDEHEKVLEMTIDELELSVRSYNCLKRAGINTVEELCNKTPDDMMKVRNLGRKSLEEVLAKLKELGLQLSPNED; encoded by the coding sequence GTGTTCGATTTTCAGAAACCTAAAATTGAGATTGCAACAATCTCTGATGACAAAAAGTACGGAAGATTTGTTGTAGAACCACTTGAAAGAGGTTATGGCACAACACTTGGTAATTCATTAAGAAGAATCATGTTGTCTTCATTACCGGGCGCTGCAGTTAGTCAGGTAAAGATCGAAGGCGTGTTGCACGAATTCAGTTCAATTCCGGGTGTTAAGGAAGATGTAACCGAAATCATCATGAACATCAAGAATTTAGCTATCAAGAACAACAGCGACTCAGACGAACCTAAGACAGCATACATCGAGTTTGAAGGTGAGGGTGTTGTTAAGGCATCTGATATTCAGACTGATGGAGATATTGAGATTATTAATCCTGACCTTGTCATCGCACATCTTAACGGCGGTGATGGTTGTAAGCTCTCTATGGAGCTTACAATCACAAAGGGCAGAGGATATGTAAGTTCAGATAAGAATAAGACAGAGGATACTCCTGTTGGAGTTATCGCTGTAGATTCTATCTACACACCTGTTGAGCGTGTCAATATGGCTGTTCAGAATACCCGTGTTGGTCAGGTTACAGACTATGATAAGCTCACACTTGATGTATATACTAATGGCACACTTGCTCCGGACGAGGCTGTAAGCCTTGCTGCCAAGGTACTCAGCGAACACCTTAACCTGTTCATTGATCTTTCAGAGAACGCTAAGACAGCTGAGATAATGGTTGAAGAGAGCACAGATGAGCATGAGAAGGTTCTTGAGATGACAATAGATGAACTTGAGCTTTCAGTTCGTTCATACAACTGTCTTAAGAGAGCCGGTATCAATACGGTTGAAGAACTTTGCAATAAGACACCTGATGACATGATGAAGGTTCGTAACCTTGGTCGCAAGTCACTTGAGGAAGTTCTTGCAAAGCTTAAGGAGCTTGGCTTACAGCTCAGCCCTAACGAAGACTGA
- the rpsD gene encoding 30S ribosomal protein S4: MAVNRVPVLKRCRSLDLDPIYLGVDKKSKRKAKNAGRKISEYGLQLREKQKAKFIYGVLEKPFRNYYKKAEKMSGQSGENLMILLELRLDNVIFRMGFARTRKEARQIVDHKHVLVNGKRVNIPSYLVKAGDVIEIREKSKGSERYKQILDATSGRVVPEWLEADAEALKGSVKAVPTRDIIDVPVNEMLIVELYSK; this comes from the coding sequence ATGGCAGTTAATAGAGTTCCTGTTCTTAAGAGATGCAGATCATTAGATCTTGATCCAATATATTTAGGTGTAGATAAGAAGTCTAAGAGAAAGGCTAAGAACGCTGGAAGAAAGATCAGCGAGTATGGTCTTCAGCTTAGAGAGAAGCAGAAGGCAAAGTTCATCTATGGTGTACTTGAGAAGCCTTTCCGCAACTACTATAAGAAGGCAGAGAAGATGTCAGGCCAGTCAGGTGAGAACCTTATGATCTTACTTGAGCTCAGACTTGACAACGTTATTTTCAGAATGGGCTTTGCAAGAACAAGAAAGGAAGCCAGACAGATCGTAGATCACAAGCATGTTCTTGTTAACGGCAAGCGCGTAAACATCCCATCATACCTTGTTAAGGCTGGTGATGTTATCGAAATCAGAGAGAAGTCAAAGGGCTCAGAGAGATATAAGCAGATCCTTGATGCTACAAGCGGAAGAGTAGTTCCAGAGTGGCTTGAGGCTGATGCAGAAGCTCTTAAGGGTTCAGTAAAGGCAGTCCCAACAAGAGATATCATTGATGTCCCTGTTAACGAGATGCTTATCGTCGAGTTGTATTCTAAGTAA